One stretch of Acanthochromis polyacanthus isolate Apoly-LR-REF ecotype Palm Island chromosome 16, KAUST_Apoly_ChrSc, whole genome shotgun sequence DNA includes these proteins:
- the LOC110952375 gene encoding LOW QUALITY PROTEIN: prospero homeobox protein 2-like (The sequence of the model RefSeq protein was modified relative to this genomic sequence to represent the inferred CDS: deleted 1 base in 1 codon) yields MNQSVWSKGMFSSSSICLDGCTAEHLSSFQPSHSEALSVSTTFHRDSKTMKTLPDSSYYSSGDTASGLICSSRDDTAGHLPNSYLHPDWNLNSGRQAKRARVENIIKGMTGSPGLCCSGVTTDQDCVQEEETIEELPLNLKHLDRSGSSQSRAARKQNLRQLRTRFNHTDEGSETTDSSKEEKYPRDSPETSPSDAFTDPYCEFENRKHQGWKKVKLMSYFQSKPERIKLMADVLKHELSRAVSRSVDSIFTSMPLLQTNDVENVETDTDLQSSTCRDSKLPCCGATEVPDVQTEALSLVVRKPNVETSNKFVLQSRLKPHHHPKSPNTFSHDSARREDQVSEKNHRCLPEVVQSKFEAFDAHWNSVKVRSKVNSRSVRSPQIHTVSVDPMLLESLCLPHVKTESDSLVKNNLCMLNEGLTTNHLKKAKLMFFYTRYPSSLVLKMCFHDVQFTRCITSQLIKWFSNFREFYYIQMEKFARHALMEGVVDVQRLAVGRESELFRALNMHYNKANDFQISCGFTGSERFLEVAEITLREFYVAISMGKDENPSWKKAIYKVICKLDSDVPAEFKSQHAG; encoded by the exons ATGAATCAAAGTGTCTGGAGCAAAGGCATGTTCTCCTCCAGCAGCATTTGCCTGGATGGCTGCACTGCAGAACACCTTTCCTCGTTTCAGCCGTCACATTCAGAGGCATTAAGTGTTTCCACGACTTTCCACAGAGACAGCAAGACCATGAAAACACTACCCGACAGTTCGTATTACAGCAGCGGAGACACAGCTTCTGGTCTGATCTGTTCATCCAGAGACGACACCGCTGGACATTTACCCAACTCCTACCTCCACCCGGACTGGAACCTGAACAGCGGTCGCCAGGCAAAGCGAGCCAGAGTGGAAAATATCATCAAAGGTATGACCGGCTCTCCTGGTTTGTGCTGCTCAGGTGTGACAACAGATCAGGACTGTGTGCAGGAAGAAGAAACCATTGAAGAGCTGCCTTTAAATCTGAAACACTTGGACAGAAGTGGATCGAGTCAAAGTCGGGCAGCAAGAAAACAGAACCTCAGACAGCTCAGGACAAGATTCAATCACACGGATGAAGGAAGTGAAACAACAGACAGCAGCAAAGAGGAGAAATATCCCAGAGATTCTCCTGAAACATCTCCAAGTGATGCGTTCACTGACCCGTACTGTGAGTTTGAAAATAGAAAGCATCAAGGGTGGAAGAAGGTGAAGCTCATGAGCTACTTTCAGTCCAAACCAGAGCGGATAAAGCTGATGGCGGATGTTTTAAAGCATGAACTGTCCAGAGCTGTGAGCAGAAGCGTGGACTCAATTTTCACAAGCATGCCACTACTCCAGACTAATGATGTGGAGAATGTAGAGACTGATACTGATCTTCAGTCGTCGACTTGTAGAGATAGTAAACTTCCTTGCTGTGGGGCTACAGAGGTGCCAGATGTTCAGACAGAAGCTTTATCTCTGGTTGTGCGGAAGCCGAATGTGGAAACATCCAACAAGTTTGTCCTCCAGTCCAGGCTGAAACCTCACCATCATCCCAAATCTCCGAACACCTTCAGCCACGACTCAGCTCGGCGTGAGGATCAAGTCTCAGAGAAGAACCACAGATGTTTGCCGGAAGTTGTTCAGTCGAAGTTTGAGGCGTTTGATGCTCATTGGAACTCGGTCAAAGTGAGATCGAAGGTCAACTCCAGATCGGTGAGAAGTCCACAGATTCACACTGTGTCCGTGGATCCGATGCTTCTGGAGAGTCTGTGTCTTCCTCATGTCAAGACTGAGTCGGATAGTCTGGTGAAGAACAACCTGTGcatgctgaat GAGGGTCTGACCACAAACCATCTGAAGAAAGCAAAGCTCATGTTCTTCTACACTCGCTACCCGAGCTCACTGGTGCTGAAGATGTGTTTCCACGACGTACAG TTCACGCGCTGCATCACCTCCCAGCTCATCAAGTGGTTCAGTAACTTCAGAGAGTTCTACTACATCCAGATGGAGAAGTTCGCCCGTCACGCTCTGATGGAGGGGGTGGTGGACGTCCAGCGTCTGGCTGTGGGCAGAGAATCAGAACTTTTCAGAGCTCTCAACATGCACTACAACAAGGCCAATGACTTCCAG ATTTCATGTGGATTCACAGGTTCTGAGAGATTCCTGGAAGTTGCTGAGATTACACTGAGAGAGTTTTACGTTGCCATTTCAATGGGGAAGGAT GAGAATCCGTCCTGGAAGAAAGCGATCTACAAGGTGATCTGTAAACTGGACAGCGACGTACCAGCGGAGTTCAAAAGCCAACACGCTGGATAA
- the LOC110952372 gene encoding dihydrolipoyllysine-residue succinyltransferase component of 2-oxoglutarate dehydrogenase complex, mitochondrial-like produces MLSRSPCVYRTLGRSLSAANQAGSVLVRQSASGHSVCSRLLYRKSQPCEFPSSANVYHIRYFRTSAAHRDEVVTVKTPAFAESVTEGDVRWEKAVGDSVSEDEVVCEIETDKTSVQVPAPAAGVIEELLVPDGGKVEGGTPLFKLRKGAAAAAKPAPSPAADPPPAAAATPPPPPPPSPPPAPTATPPVPPQPVQAKPVSAVKPTAAAPPAAGSRGENRVKMNRMRLRIAQRLKEAQNTCAMLTTFNEVDMSNIQEMRKLHKDAFLKKHNIKLGFMSAFVKAAAHALADQPAVNAVIDDTTKEIIYRDYVDVSVAVATPKGLVVPVVRDVQTMNFADIEKAINVLGEKARNNALAVEDMDGGTFTISNGGVFGSMFGTPIINPPQSAILGMHGIFDRPVAINGKVEIRPMMYVALTYDHRLIDGREATTFLRKIKAAVEDPRVLLLDM; encoded by the exons ATGTTATCCCGTTCCCCGTGTGTTTACCGGACACTTGGACGTTCCCTGTCAGCGGCAAACCAG gcCGGTAGCGTGTTGGTCCGACAGTCTGCGTCAG GTCACTCAGTGTGCAGCCGGCTGCTTTACAGGAAGTCTCAGCC ATGTGAGTTTCCGTCTTCGGCGAACGTCTACCACATCAGATACTTCAGGACGTCTGCCGCTCACA GGGATGAAGTGGTTACAGTCAAAACTCCAGCATTTGCAGAATCAGTTACAGAAGGAGATGTGAGGTGGGAGAAAG CTGTGGGCGATTCGGTGTCAGAAGATGAAGTGGTTTGTGAAATTGAGACTGACAAG ACGTCGGTTCAGGTCCCAGCTCCAGCTGCTGGAGTCATCGAGGAGCTGCTGGTTCCTGATGGAGGGAAAGTAGAAGGAGGAACGCCTCTCTTCAAGCTCCGGAAAGGAG CTGCTGCCGCTGCCAAACCTGCTCCGTCTCCAGCTGCAGatcctccacctgcagcagctgccacccctcctcctcctcctcctccttctcctcctccagctccgaCTGCCACACCTCCAGTGCCACCACAGCCGGTCCAAGCCAAACCTG TTTCTGCTGTCAAACCCACggctgcagctcctccagcagcaggatccagaGGAGAAAACAGG GTGAAGATGAACCGCATGAGGCTGAGGATCGCTCAGAGACTGAAGGAGGCTCAGAACACCTGCGCCATGCTGACCACCTTCAACGAGGTGGACATGAG CAACATTCAGGAGATGAGGAAACTCCATAAGGATGCTTTCCTAAAAAAGCACAACATCAAACTGGGTTTCATGTCTGCGTTTGTGAAGGCTGCTGCACACGCTCTGGCCGACCAACCTGCTGTCAATGCCG TTATTGACGACACAACCAAAGAGATCATCTACAGAGATTACGTAGATGTTAGTGTTGCCGTGGCAACTCCAAAG GGGCTTGTTGTACCGGTGGTCCGTGATGTTCAGACCATGAACTTTGCTGACATTGAGAAAGCCATTAATGTGCTGGGGGAAAAG GCTCGTAACAATGCATTGGCTGTTGAGGATATGGATGGAGGTACGTTCACCATCAGTAACGGCGGTGTGTTTGGCTCCATGTTCGGCACACCCATCATTAACCCCCCGCAGTCCGCCATCCTGGGCATGCACGGCATCTTCGACAGGCCTGTGGCCATCAATGGAAAG GTCGAGATCCGACCCATGATGTACGTGGCGCTGACATACGACCACCGACTCATCGACGGCAGAGAAGCGACCACCTTCCTACGCAAGATCAAAGCGGCGGTGGAAGATCCTCGAGTGCTGCTCCTGGACATGTGA